The Camelus ferus isolate YT-003-E chromosome 13, BCGSAC_Cfer_1.0, whole genome shotgun sequence genome segment CCAGAGCATTTATCACCATATGCTgtactatatatttttacttatttgtgtattgtctgtctccccttgcTAGAATGTAATGTTTCATTTCCTGCTGCATTATTCTAGCTCTTAGGACACGGTATAGCTGgcccacagtaggtgctcaattagtatttgttgaatgaatggaaaaattatgaaattataataCCTTACATTTGGATAGTTCTTTATAACTTACAAAGCACTGTTACAAGTGCTATTTCATTTAAACCTATGCATTAGGCGATACTGTCCTGTTTTACTGAGAGAAAACGAAGATCCCAGAGCCGTCTGGGGTACAGTGGAAAGCACCACGTTATATTTGggtgaaaaaaatctctgaggaTGATTTATGGAATGTCCTATAGGTATCAGGTGTTGTGCTGAGTACTTCACATGTATTTGGAAACCTCACACTAGCCCAATAAGGTAAATAAGATCCCCATTAAAACTGAGGAAAATGAGCAGGCAAAGTAACTTACCCAAGTCACACAGTACAGAGAGGAGTGGGGGTCCAAAGCCGGATTCCTGTGCTTCTCCACAAACTGCAGCACATGCTGGCCCCCACATCTAGGGCACAGCCATTACCAAATGATCACTGGGTCTATTAAAGCAGGAAGCCCTGGGGTGAGCTTCCACACCAACTAGCTCCCCACAGGAAGACTCACAGACGGAGCTCGACTTCCCAAATAGACGCTGAATGCAGTGTCAGTGGACTGACACTGAAATCAACTTCCCAGTGTCTGCACTATGAAGGCTAGTGGAAGCCGCTACCGTTGCTCACCCAGATGATGAGTCCTCCTGTGGCAGCTGTGAGAACGGGACCTCCAACTGCAGGGAGTGTAACTGACCAAGGGCCCCAGCTGCCACTCTGAAACATGGCCATGTTTGGGCCAAGGTCACACTTTCCACGGGCTGCTTCTAGCTGATGACAGAACATGGTAGGAATGCTAAGGCGAGACTTTTCTGAGGGCCAGCTCTGGCCTGAGGACCCCGTGATGGCTCAGCATGGTAGACTAGAATGCCGCCACCcagctcttcttccctctcttgttCACTCAGGGTCAGACATGTACTGAAGTCTGACGgttctcccagcctctcccagctccctccccattTTCTCTCGCAGGCTATTTCCCTAATACAATCCTTGCACTTTTAAACCCATGTTTGCTTTTCGAGCTAACACACCTCCTAACTTGTCCCCCtgttctccttcctgcctctccacaAGCTCTTCCCCACAGGCAGCCAATGACTGTTAAAAACGGTGCCATCACAGCAGCCCCTGTGCACACATCTCTGACGTTCGCCCCTGTGACGGGAATAGGAGCCAGTGCCGACCACGAACCATGAGGCCTGCCAGTGCGCCACCCCCCCACCTGCCCTTGCTCGTTGTGCACCAGCCACACTGCCCTTCTTTCTGCCACCGAGAAGTTTCCACCTAGAACACAATCTCCCTGCCCGCTGCAAGGCTGGCTCCTTCACGGCATGTAGCACCACCTCAGGGAGTGAGCCACCCCCTCCTCTGTTACCCTTGACCCCATTCATAGAACTTGCTGCCATctgaaatgatcttatttacttttttggaaATGATCCTATTTACTTGTTTACTGCCTGTTTCCTCTACAAAACGTCAGCTCTGGCAGGACAGGGATCTGGCCTTGTCTTGCTCACAGAATGGCACGTGAGAAACCTGGCCTCCCCGGACATGgcctctcacctctccctccATGCTGCTGATTCGGACCAGCTCGTTGAGGATCAGCAGGGCTCCATGGATCCGATCATCCCGGTTCATGCCCTTCTCCTTGGCCAAGGTCTCATCaaaccctttctctgcttcttcaaaCGTGTGCTACATAGAGGTAGAGAGTGCCTTAATTACCCAATGTCCAGAATTAGAAAGCAGACTCACCCATCTATACGGGGGCTCTGATGTGTTTCCATGCCTGTTTAGTGCCTTGTGCCAGTCTCAACAGTACTAACTCATCAAGCTCTCTAGTTTAATTTAGCTTCAACCATCATGACAATAGCATGAAAGCAGATACCATTACCACCTCTGCTAACTAGACAaaaaacagaggctcaaagaaACTAAttgacctgtccaaggtcacagagcactcaagactggaacccaggtctccaaTCCCATGCTCAGGGCTCTCTTCGCAGTGCCAGGCTCCTGAGTAAGCTCTGTCGGCAGCAGCGGTTGGCACAGGACTCATGCTACTGGAGGAGAGAGCGCGGCACTTTCTCCCTCAGTATCCACTGCATTTCGCTGCTGCAGAGACACCCATTTTCCTGCACTTGAACATCTCTGCAAAGAGGGGTCTTATAGTTGTTGTTAAGAAGGTAGTGAGTCACAGTTTAACTGACATCGTACTTTCACTCTTAGTGGTACATAAAATCACGGCGCGGCTATCGATGGGCCTGTGCCTTCATGAAGCACAGTAAAATAACTACTGATTCATGCTGAGcttaaaaaatcatttgagaCCAAAACAGACCTGACACTTGCTCTGTGGCAAGGGGCCCGTGCTGCCCTTTAGGGCAGGTGATACCCTACACAAAAGTGCTTCGCTGGGGGCTGGAAGGGAACTGCCACCTCACCCGGTACCACTGCGGCTTCTGCATCTCCTTTGGCTCACGCTGGGTGGTGAGGATCAGACAGGCACGAAGGGCGGCAACAGCTCCCTCGCGGATGGCCTGTTTGGGGTCCCACACAGCCACAAAAATATTGTCAAAGAAGGGCTGCACTTGCTGGAAGAAGAAGGTGGGGACGCTGATGGCCAGCTCACGGAGAACCAGGACCTGGGAGGAAAGGCACATGGAGGACTTTCACCTGCATCGGTTTTGTTCTCCAGGAGTacagcctcctctcctcctggagcCCATACACGTCAGGAAAGAGCACACCTGCCCGTCTTCCAGCTCGAAAATTCTGGGGACCTGGGTGGCTGAGGTGGGGGGGTCAAATTGACCAAGCATCTCAGTGTTCATTATCCCTGGGTGTTTGGAAACACGGAAGGCTGGTACTGTTAGAACACAAGCTCTGAAAGGGCAGACATGCTTAATGCTTTGTACGCTGCGCTCCTGGCCACCTAGGACGTGCCTGGAATACAGCAAGTATTCAATAAAcacttactgaatgaatgaataatcctGTTTAATATTTAATCTCACTATTATTTTCATGTAGCCATGGAGAAACTGAAGGTCAGAGGTTGCCCTAGGTTAGAGTTAGGGAGCAGCACGGGGGTCCAAGTGAGGGCCCCTCAGCCAAGCAGGCTCCCTCCTCATGGTGCTGCCCCCTAAAGAGGGAACTGACTGGGAAGCATTCGACTGAAGCTTCTGATTCCCACCACATTCATTCTTAAGTTCTCTCTCCTAAGGACAGATTCTCCTGCATCTCACAGCCTGGATTCCTAGCCCACTGAACCATCCTTTTTCAGGGATGAGCCTTGGAGGACAGTGAGGATGTGTATCCAGACGAGGAGTTCCTCAAATGCAGAACGgccaaagggaaagaggaagtctGGACTGTGCACCAACCAATCCacaaatgagtaaaaataaataggaaaggtTTGGGAGAAGGCAGACCAACTCTCTCACCAGGGGCAGTGAGTATCTACTTCCCCTGCCCTTCAGCCCAGAGCTTCCATATTCCCACGGCACATGGAGGGACCCTAACAAAGAAACCACACATGCAGACAGCATAGGTGTCTGGGGCTCTGCAAGCCTTTCAGCTCGTAGCTTCTTCTCTTGCCTATGCCTGGGGGGTGTCTTCTACTTGGGAGGCATTTTgggaaggcagctatgctcagCACTGTACCACCAATACCTCTTGGGAGACATTGGTGATTCTGGAAAATTGGAGGTCAGGATAAGCACTCCACAGAGGGCTGCCACTCAAGCAACAAAAGAGAAagttaagtttctttttcaggtaCGGAGCACAGAGTGAAGATAGAAAGGGATTCAGCACAGAACCTAAGGCCACCGAGGAGCACAGTGCCTTTGCCTGGAGCATCCCCTCTCATTCTGTGTCTTTCTGGGCCCTGGGCACATCAGCATGGTGCCACCGCTCCCCAGGCTGGCTGTCTCCTCCCCACAGGCACTCACAGCTGCATGTCTCCGGCCCTCGTTGCGGTCAGCACCCAGCCATTCCAGTGCTCGTTTCACCTCAAACTCCACATACTCAGCGGTAAAATTGTCCCCCGCCATGGCAAGGCGGCCGATGGCTTTGGACGCCATTTCCATGACAACTGGGTCATTGGAGGGGAGGAGGTTCCGAAGATAGTTAGCAAATCTTCCGATTCGGGTGGCATTTCCGCCTTCCACTCCTATGAGGCTGGCTGGGAAAGAGGAAGGCAAGAGGTGAGGAGGGCATGTGCTGCCCAGGAAAGTACGCTGCCTTCAAAGGAAAGTGAGTGAGGGAGCCCTGCCTTTTACTGCAAGCACAGACTGCATTTTCCAGACAGCAAGGAtgcaaataattttccttttcaccaACAGATTTGATATTTGTGCCACAAACTACTTACATAAAGCAGAACGACCTCATTTTAGTATATataatttgttttcccaagaagaaaagaaaaatagactggGACTGAATAATAATTCACAGGATGGATGGCCAGTCCCTGGGAGTTGAAAATTACCTGCCTTTTATTCACTGTACCCCAACTTTACTTTCCTATTCGTGAGCCCTGCTATGCCAAATTTTGCTCTACAAAGAAACCAGAGCTTACACAAAACTTTGGTAGTGGAAAGAAAGCTGGCTTCCAGTCTCAGCTCTGGCATGACGTCTGACCCTAGAAAAGTCACTTAACAGTTCTGAGGCTCCGCATGTAAGTCCCAAGACTGCTGCTAGAATTTGAATAAGCACCCTAAAAGCCACAAGGCTTCATaaaattcattaaacaaatatgaaCTAAGTATCCAGTAAGAAGCAAACATGGGGTGAAATGGACACAAAGGTGACCAGTCCATGATTCCCAGCTGTTACTGCGCCAGAGACTCTGTCCTTACCTATGGCCAAGATGCCACCTTTCCTCTCATTGGCATCTGAGCTGGAAACTAGTTCAAAAATGTGATGGTTCAGTTGATCATAGAAGCGAGTAGACTCCTCTtgactcatctgcaaaacaagaTGTATTCAGAACAATTTCTAACTGAATTCAAACCAGTATCTCCCTGAAGGTGGTGGGGTAGCTTCCAAAGACTAGGCCCTGAGAGGGAGCCGGCAGGTACCATTCAAACCAAAGATGACATGGCAACTGCCCATTTCTGTAGTTTTAAATGGAACAGCAATTCATCTGTTGATTTAACAAGGCCACGTTCCCTCCTAGATTCGAACTAGCACCAGGGGTATAAGAACAAACAAGACGCTGTCTCTGCCCTTAAGTCTGGTCTCTATTTAGAAAGCAACCAGCTCTTCAAACCCATCTCAACTACTCTTATCACGCAGAAAGAATCGAAGGTCTGGAATGtggtatgaaaaagaaaaaaataaaaagaaacagccaACTCTGCACTGATACCTAAAATATCACAACACAGGAAATGCCACAGAAATGTGTAACTGCAGCAAAGGAACCTGCACATTCTACAGACATGAGAAATTGGGTGCCTTTCTAAACTAGAAACTTTGCATTCTCTGAACCCTCACTTAGCTGTCAGAAGAATCTAAACCAGAAAGAATACATGCAGCCCAAATACTCCGCGATGAATGGCCCTAACCTCGCGCAGCTCCATGGTGACATAGTGCTGGAGCTCCTTGGCTGCTTTGGCCCTGGTCTCCTCATTCCGGCTCTTCAGGCCACTGGCGAACTGCTGCAGAACGCTCACGTTGCTGGACGTGGTGGTAGCTGTGGTGGCGGCGGCAGGTCCGGTTCCAAGCATCTTGCCCTGAGGTTCTTAGGAGAGAAGCTTCGTTTAACATTCTGGATAACAAACTATGGCGATCAATTCATGCAGGGCCCCAGCTCCTCAACACAGATCCTCACCCTATCCATGTCAGGCTGGGGATCCTAAAAAGGCAGGGAGACCTCACCGAAAAATATTCAGAGGCTCGATTCATTCAACAGTGACTGAGGTTTAAAACAGGCAGCATTGCAGAGAGGGTCACATTATGGGCTGTGCACAGCCAgactacctgggtttgaatccaatCCAAAATTATACACCTTGAGGAAGATACTTAAAATGTcttggtttcctcaactgtaataGGAGGGTAACAGTACCTGACTCACAGGGTTTAAatgtgaggattaactgagttaACACACGTtaaaaagtgcttaaaacagtgccaggcacacagtgagTTCttaatagctattattatcattattactacaATATACACAGCACAGTGCCAGGTCCTAGAGGTGAGGAGGTAGAATAAAGCATGCCTAAGATTGCCCCTTTCCTCAAGGAGTTCAATTTGAACAGGGAAATTTCTGTGGCAGCACAGCCCAATAGAAGTACAAGTCACAAATGTCACTTTAAATTTCCTAGTAGCCATGTTGAAataggtaaaaagaaagaagcaaaattaacaattgtatttaacccaatatatacCAAATGTCATTTCAACATCTtactaatataaaaaaattattgatatatttttccattctttttcttttggcacTGAGTCCAAAATCTAGTATGCGTTTTACACTTAACAGCAATCTCAGTTTGGACTAGTCACATTTCAGGTGCTCTAAGCCACACGTGGCTGATGGTTATTGTATTGGACAGTGCTTGGAATACGAGCTAAAAGAGAATGATTAGTTCCtgagatcattcattcattcctcaaattATGTACTGTCCCTTCCCTCAATAAGTTTAcagtctggggggagggggaatgcAAACAATCAGGCAGCCACAATAAAGTGGCCATAAAACAGCTCAGCCCAGAATGCTATGCAGTAACATAGATACCCATCCCAGGTATGTCCAGATTATACtagaaaatcaaaatttcaaaattctttatgttttttaaagaatctgtgaaatgcagaggaaaaaacTGCGAAGAATTGATtctgaaaaacttttaaatactCCAGTGCCAGAAGGAAATGTCACCTTTCAGGGCAGAGGAAGCCCAAGGATTCCTGATGAGGAAACTACTACTACATGAGTGTGGGCTTGTCTGTGAGGAGGCCGAGAGGATGGCAAGGAATTTCCAGTCTCAGGAAGGAACCAGCATATCTTTACTAGGAAGGCCCACAGGCCTTCTGCCCCAGGCAGAATTCAACTAAACTACTATAAGTTAAATATCTTAAGGGTCTTGACAAAGGTTTACAGAAGTTCAACTTGGGTGGCTGAAACTAGGGATGGGGACAGGGGAAGCCGAGAGGATGAAACTCAGGGATGGAGCCGAGCTCAGCTCCGGGGAATGGGTCCTTGAGAGGTCTCCAGGGTGGAGTGTAAGGGGCTGATACTGACGTTAGCCCTCTCAGAGGTAGATTTGTAGGTGGCTCAGAAGAAGAGGTGACTGATGGGCAAAGAGACCCAAAGGCGCAGCAGCAATACAGTGATGGGCCGGCCTTCCTAGCGCCAGTCTCTGCGCACGGCAGGCTAAAGGGTCCGAGGGTTTCCTGGGGGTCCGGGAGAAGGTGGGCGTTGCCTCGCGGGGTGAGGGTCAAGAGCGCAGGCGGGGCCCAAGTCTGTGGGGCCAGAATTGAGCGGACCCCACGTCCCAGACGGACAACTTCCCGGGGTCCCCCCACGGACCAGGTTGCCCGTGAGTCTGGACGTTCCGCCGCCTCGGAGGGGTCGGTGCCAGGCCCCAGACTCACCGCGCGGCTTCGGCCAAGGCCTCAGCTGCCGCCGCCAGCGCCGGTACCGCCGCTTCAAGCCCCCGGCCCCACCACCCGCCTTCCCCGCTGTCCTCTAAGCCgggcgggagggagggcgggagggagggcgggcTCCCACCCCTAAGGACCAGTCGACAGGCGTAAGAAGAAGATGGACTGGAACACAGACCAATAGTAATTAAGGAGAAGTGAGACTTTGGGACCCGGCTTCTCCGGAGGGCGGGGACTATTCAAATAGACAAACCCGGTGGCCAGTGGCAGGCGAAAGGAGGCTTAGGTCCTCTCGGGAGAACCAATCGATTGTGAGTTGACTTCAGTCACTTCCACGCACACATCCGGTGCATCACTACTATAATTCCCCTCTGCATCTGGGCAGCGGCCGTTCCAAGTCCGCTGTCTGGGTACCGCGGGATGGGACCACGAGGCAGTAGGCGGAGGTTCGCGACCCCACCCGGCTTAACCTTCAAGACCAGCGTGTGAACGACGCTGGCGCGCTGTAATAACTGGAGCAAAAGACGTGAAAATTTCGAACAGTGCTGTTTGTGCACCCATGATTTCGTTTTTGTTACATTTAATATGCATTTGAAAGCGCTTTTAGAATTCCCCACTTTCCAAAATTGTCTAGCTCACAGGATCATACGCGAGAAACCATGGCTAAGTTGTAATTAAGTGAGCTACTTGTAAATAAGTAATTTCAAAGCAGCATCATTTTAAAGGCATCCTTTGTAAAATCAATAGCAAAAATGGAATTTgacatctcattttttaaaaagcactgtctGTTATAATAAACATTGCCTAAACATCTCACAATAGGAATCCGATTAAATAAAATAGGCGTTCATATTAAGAAAAACGAATGTCGCCGTTAATAATAATGTAGATGAATATTtgctaagaaagaaaagagtttacAGTTTGGTTAAAAAGTTCAAGTTATACAACAATATAAGTataatataacctttaaaaaatttgtatgtttCTTACATGTCTATGTTCACATGGGGAAGATACACACCACCAAGATATAAGGGGTTTGGGGAAGGcatactttttctttatatattaccATCAATtacttgtgtaattttttaaaatgttgaaaaagtgTAAGTTTCCAAAAGTCCtaaattgccaaaaaaaaaaaaaaaaaagtttgttaacATTCTGTGGCCAACAAAATGCTTTggcagatttaaaagaaaataaagttatgaTTACTACTTTACGTTTAGAATCTTTTCATTGCATtgattcttctgtgaaatgttcctctaaatttcacatttttcatttttgttcagtaTCTCTACATTTaatcattaaacatttttgaatgtgTAATATATCCCACTattcaaatatcaaaataaataaaaactgtatttatcATGAAAAGTCTTGCTCACCCCTGCCCCTTCACTACTTCTTAGCTCTCCTGTATCCCATGAGTTTCTTTttatgtaaatacaaaacagatatatattcttatttatttccccCTTTGTTTCACTATATACAGTGTtctgcacttttaaaaattttaggctATCTTGGAGATCTTTCTATCTTAGTGTATGGAAAGCTTCcttgttcttttgttattgttatggctgaatagtattctattacTTGgacatattataatttatatttccagtcctttattgatggacactgtgttattttcaaattcttgctATTAgtaatgatgctgcagtgaatgcctttgtatatgtatatggcAGTTATACAAAATAagtcccagaaatggaattacaAGGTCAGAGGGTAAATGCGTGTGTAATTTGATGGATATTGTCAAATTCATCTCTGTAAGGGAGGTACcaattttcatttccatcatcAATATATGAGGTTTTTGTCTCTCTAAAACGTGATATGGTCCTGTTTTCTAATTAACAATCAAAGATGATTTTATAGCGACAGTAATCAGTACATTTGTAGGTCtcttttcagtttacaaagcGCTTTCTTATCcattatgttaaaataataactagTATTAATTGAGCATGTACACAGTATCAGGCATCTTGGTGGACATCACAGAGTAGTAGTTACAAGTATCTTGGAGTCAAACTAACTGAATCTGAAACTTATCTCCAACAACATTTACTAACTATATGAGCAAGCACTCAATCTCTAGGTacctatttccttatttataaaactaGAAGGATTATAATGTACCTACTTCGGTAGGCGGTGTTGTAGGGGTTAAGTGCTAATACATGCAAAGTACCCAAAACACTGTGTGACACATACGAAGAGTCAATAAATATCGTTACTGTTATTCCTGAACATTTCTATGAGTTAGGTCATATTGTTCTCACTTTGTATATGAGTAATCTGATGTCTGGGAGGATTGGGTCACAGAGTgataagtgatggagccaggattttaATATATCTACTTCCTCTTGTCTGATTTAGCAGCATAGGATATTCAGGTTTGGCCAGCATTGCAAGTATGTGCTGGGCGATGAAGCTGTAAATGTCTAACAAccagctgggaagggaggggggcaTGTATGCATATACAAGGCTGGCTTAATATTGTGTGACCTGTTGGAGGTTGGAATGctctgtcttgaaattcttaataatttttgaacaagggttcccacatttttattttgcacaggGCAACAAAATTAAGTAGTCAGCCCTGTGTACACATGTGTTATATGTGTATTATAACTTTTGCTGATATAAAGGATGTGTAGCATAAAACttacaaataacaataaaacacaCAATACTCTTTATTGTAAATTCCATATAGTGAATTGATTCTAACAGTATGCCTTCTTTGATATCGTGTAGCCTTCCTATGGTTGTATCGACCAATGAGTGTAGTTCCAACATGAATGTTGGTTGGTATTTTCCTTTATGTTAATGACTATGTAGAAAGCGAAACAATCAAGAGATATGTTGGAACTTCACTAGTTTGTCAATGACATGAGTGGCTTCTTTGCTGAACTGGATAATTTTCTAATAGTGGAAGAACATGTCCTCAAATTTCTGCTGCTACTCACAACGTCACAGCCACAGAGTTGacacacttttaaatttaaactgcATTGTTAACTTTCCTCCATCACATTCTTAATTCCAAGCATTTGCTGATTTGTGTGGTATGAATACTCTCATCATGGCAGATTTCAAACCACCAAAGGATGTCACTGAATGAACAacgaagagaaagaaatgagcagTAGCACATCATTTGTAGTATTTCCACAATGCAGATAAGATAGGCACAAACTACCTGAAGAGCATAAACGGTAAAATGTAGTGAAATAATTAGAAAGTAATGAGTTTTGAATATTTGGTACTTTGGTTTATAATATAATTGATCTAATTGTAAATttgtatactttaatttttaataatggctttgTTTAGTGACCGCtcacaaaattcctaaaaatttaacAGTTGGCTCTCTCCAGCCTGAATGAGCTCAAATATGGATCATGCGCTCCCAGTAGTTGGGCAATGGAGACACAAAGCTGGCCACCTGGTGGGTGAGAAGGAGGGCAGTTCTGTGTATGAATAAGTAAAAAACTACCAGATGGATAAAAAGCCAGGACAGTATATGGCGTATAGTAATTGTACAACAAAAAGCAcgagttgttgttgttgtgattaTTATTAAAGCTAACAATTTCTCAGATATCATTTCCCAtttcagagtttcagttttcccatttaaaaaggaaggagtgTAATTATACCTTTCTTATTACCCTCAGTGAACTCCctgatttttgtccattttgtttaatGCTGGGTGCAATATCAAGTGTTCAGTAAATCTTGttgcacacagtaggcgctcaataaatgcttgttgcatgaaaaaaatgaatgagtccTATTTCGGTGAGTGAAAACTCTTGGTAAGTCGTAAAGCGACACGCATTCGTGACGGTTCTTAAGATGCTAAGTGAGAGTGTTTTCAGTGAGTCCGGGAGCAACGGCAGGACGCGGACCACCGGCGAGCGAAGGACTGGCCCTCTGGTTAACCTCCGCGCCTGCGTAGGCCCCGCCCCCTAGccctctgccccgccccgcccccgccccccgccccagctccggCGCGTGCGGCCGGCCCTTGTTTCCCGGCGGGCCTCCAGAGGAGGGCGCACAAGATGGCGGCCCCGGCAGCCTCGGGAGGGCGGCCGCGGCTCGTCCTGCGGCtctagggtggggctggggtctggagACTGGCCTCGCCCAGGCGACAGAAGGTCGGGGCGGTGCCGCGGGACCCCGTGGGGTGGCAGGTCCTCTCGCTGCAATCCCCGAGCTCCGCCGCCTCCCCATCCCTGACCCCGGGTGGAACCGAAGGTCAGGTccgccgccccgccccgtcccACCTCGTCCCGGCGCCGACGCTGTTCAGTGGGTGGCTCACTGTTAACACTGACTTCACCCACGTGCAGCCTTCATGGCGGCCTCGCAGGTCCCGGGGGAGAAGATTAACATCCACGCAGGAGAGACGGCCAAGGTCGGGGACAGGGACCTGCTGGGGAACGGCTGTCCGGAGCAGGACAGATCCCCCCAGCGCTCCTGGAGGCAGAAGTGCGCCTCCTACGTTCTGGCCCTTCGGCCCTGGAGCTTCAGTGCCTCACTCACCCCGGTGGCGCTGGGCAGTGCCCTGGCCTACAGATCCCAGGGCGTCCTGGATCCCAGGCTGTTGGTGGGTTGTGCCGTAGCTGTCCTCGCCGTGCACGGGGCTGGCAATTTGGTCAACACTTACTATGACTTTTCCAAGGGCATTGACCACAAAAAGAGCGATGACAGGACCTTGGTGGACCGAATCTTGGAGCCCCAGGATGTTGTCCGGTTTGGAGTCTTCCTCTACACCTTGGGCTGTGTCTGTGCTGCTTGCCTCTACTACCTGTCCACTCTGAAACTGGAGCACTTAGCTCTCATCTACTTCGGAGGCCTGTCTGGCTCCTTTCTCTACACAGGAGGTAAGTGTTTGcatgttccctgtgctgcaggTCTTAGTTGTATGTACTGGAAATTGCGGTTTGCATAGGAGTTCTAGGGCTAGTAGAGAGGTGTCAaagattattttctgaattaGGCCACTCTATGTGAAATCTGTAATGTGTGGGTCGTGTGGATTTTTTGCAAAACATCCCG includes the following:
- the UBIAD1 gene encoding ubiA prenyltransferase domain-containing protein 1 translates to MAASQVPGEKINIHAGETAKVGDRDLLGNGCPEQDRSPQRSWRQKCASYVLALRPWSFSASLTPVALGSALAYRSQGVLDPRLLVGCAVAVLAVHGAGNLVNTYYDFSKGIDHKKSDDRTLVDRILEPQDVVRFGVFLYTLGCVCAACLYYLSTLKLEHLALIYFGGLSGSFLYTGGIGFKYVALGDLVILITFGPLAVMFAYAVQVGSLAVFPLVYAIPLALSTEAILHSNNTRDMESDREAGIVTLAILIGPTLSYVLYNTLLFLPYLIFSILATHCSISLALPLLTIPMAFSLERQFRSQTFNKLPQRTAKLNLLLGLFYVFGIILAPAGSLPKL